The following proteins come from a genomic window of Nocardiopsis sp. YSL2:
- a CDS encoding extracellular solute-binding protein codes for MRRASRATHTPPPAGPGRRSFVAGALATAGLAAAGCAPPDTLISGDTRLRQWNLFAGGDGNRMVEMHDAYQAEHPQIDFRATTFTWGAPFYTKVAMGAAGGRGADIATVHISRLESLAPGRLLDPIDPALLAEFGIDDTVVLPNIWEKCFFDGQLYAIPIDTHVLIQYLNLDVCRQAGVLDADDRLVEVSGVDDYFDLLREIQGVTGEYGLSMDTWNPWSNFWALYRQQDGDLVFGEDDFEMDDDKALAAMDVMFRLSEEGLAPRHSRDADTAANLSNGHAGLMIHGNWEIPTLEATGIEFSATQFPAVFGNHRTRGDSHCYVFPHQRDRDPERTRAATEYAAWMLHHSLTWAGGGHIPAYQPVVESAEYDALHPQSEYREAAENVQFEPEAWFSGSAGRLQEEAAGALTTLHQGTQTPEQSLDQLKGTIRELLTVPSPV; via the coding sequence ATGCGCAGAGCATCACGAGCAACACACACGCCGCCCCCGGCCGGGCCGGGCCGCCGGTCCTTCGTCGCCGGCGCCCTGGCCACCGCGGGCCTGGCCGCTGCGGGCTGCGCCCCGCCCGACACCCTGATCAGCGGCGACACCCGGTTGCGGCAGTGGAACCTGTTCGCGGGCGGCGACGGCAACCGCATGGTCGAGATGCACGACGCCTACCAGGCCGAGCACCCCCAGATCGACTTCCGCGCCACCACCTTCACCTGGGGCGCGCCCTTCTACACCAAGGTCGCCATGGGCGCCGCGGGCGGCCGGGGCGCCGACATCGCCACCGTGCACATCTCGCGTCTGGAGAGCCTGGCCCCCGGCCGCCTGCTGGACCCGATCGACCCCGCGCTGCTCGCCGAGTTCGGCATCGACGACACCGTCGTGCTGCCCAACATCTGGGAGAAGTGCTTCTTCGACGGTCAGCTCTACGCCATCCCCATCGACACCCACGTGCTGATCCAGTACCTCAACCTCGACGTGTGCCGGCAGGCGGGCGTGCTCGACGCCGACGACCGCCTCGTCGAGGTCTCCGGAGTGGACGACTACTTCGACCTGCTCCGCGAGATCCAGGGCGTGACCGGCGAGTACGGCCTCTCCATGGACACCTGGAACCCGTGGTCCAACTTCTGGGCGCTCTACCGCCAGCAGGACGGCGACCTCGTCTTCGGTGAGGACGACTTCGAGATGGACGACGACAAGGCCCTGGCCGCCATGGACGTCATGTTCCGCCTCTCCGAGGAGGGGCTGGCCCCGCGCCACTCCAGGGACGCCGACACCGCCGCGAACCTGTCGAACGGCCACGCCGGGCTGATGATCCACGGCAACTGGGAGATCCCCACCCTGGAGGCCACCGGGATCGAGTTCTCCGCCACCCAGTTCCCCGCCGTGTTCGGCAACCACCGCACGCGCGGCGACTCCCACTGCTACGTCTTCCCGCACCAGCGCGACCGCGACCCCGAACGCACCCGGGCCGCCACGGAGTACGCCGCGTGGATGCTGCACCACAGCCTGACCTGGGCCGGTGGCGGACACATCCCCGCCTACCAGCCGGTCGTGGAGAGCGCCGAGTACGACGCGCTGCACCCCCAGTCCGAGTACCGCGAGGCCGCGGAGAACGTCCAGTTCGAGCCCGAGGCCTGGTTCAGCGGATCGGCCGGGCGGCTCCAGGAGGAGGCGGCCGGTGCCCTGACCACCCTCCACCAGGGCACCCAGACCCCGGAGCAGTCACTCGACCAGCTCAAGGGCACCATCCGTGAACTGCTGACCGTCCCGTCGCCGGTGTAG
- a CDS encoding carbohydrate ABC transporter permease: protein MTQNTHAPAPRTAPGPAAAPRGLVDVRRRPSSWTGLWFVLPFLAFYALFLLWPAVVGFGYTFTDRSLAGGDVSFVGLDNWTESLTDSAMYDSLWNTLWFTVLSVPVMVLLALGLALLTDHARRLGWFLRLSFFAPFVLPVTVMTLIWGWMYNPSLGLFNGTLGRFGIEGPEWLFSEDTAMFSVVVATAWWQVGFNYLLYLAAMQSIPKDVYEAAAIDGAGAWQRIGRITLPMLTRTTALIAVLQLIGSLRVFEQIYLMTSGGPNFATRTVIQYIYDSGFVGLRIGLASSMAYVFMVLIIAASIAQFRLFSRKEG from the coding sequence ATGACCCAGAACACCCACGCTCCCGCGCCCCGTACCGCGCCCGGCCCCGCCGCCGCGCCGCGCGGCCTCGTCGACGTGCGCCGCCGCCCGTCCTCCTGGACCGGCCTGTGGTTCGTCCTGCCCTTCCTGGCCTTCTACGCGCTCTTCCTGCTGTGGCCCGCCGTCGTCGGGTTCGGCTACACCTTCACCGACCGCAGCCTGGCCGGCGGCGACGTCTCCTTCGTGGGACTGGACAACTGGACCGAGAGCCTGACCGACTCGGCCATGTACGACTCGCTGTGGAACACGCTGTGGTTCACGGTCCTGAGCGTGCCCGTCATGGTGCTGCTGGCGCTCGGCCTGGCCCTGCTCACCGACCACGCGCGCCGCCTCGGCTGGTTCCTGCGGCTGTCGTTCTTCGCCCCCTTCGTCCTGCCGGTCACGGTGATGACGCTCATCTGGGGCTGGATGTACAACCCGAGCCTGGGCCTGTTCAACGGCACCCTCGGACGCTTCGGGATCGAGGGGCCCGAGTGGCTCTTCTCCGAGGACACCGCGATGTTCTCCGTGGTCGTGGCCACGGCGTGGTGGCAGGTCGGGTTCAACTACCTGCTCTACCTGGCCGCCATGCAGTCCATCCCCAAGGACGTCTACGAGGCCGCCGCGATCGACGGGGCCGGCGCCTGGCAGCGCATCGGGCGGATCACCCTGCCGATGCTGACCCGCACCACGGCGCTCATCGCCGTCCTGCAGCTGATCGGCTCGCTGCGCGTGTTCGAGCAGATCTACCTGATGACCAGCGGTGGCCCCAACTTCGCCACCCGCACGGTCATCCAGTACATCTACGACTCCGGCTTCGTCGGGCTGCGCATCGGCCTGGCGTCGTCGATGGCCTACGTCTTCATGGTCCTCATCATCGCCGCCTCCATCGCCCAGTTCCGACTCTTCTCCCGGAAGGAGGGCTGA
- a CDS encoding carbohydrate ABC transporter permease encodes MATSTPPAPRTAQGPATTPRPAAPRRRRWSAGSVALYTVATLAALIWFVPLLWAFATSVKPEGETTVMPPSWLSANATFEAYALVLGRGDIVRWTMNSLITTVIVTVLTLVICVLAAYGFSRFDFRGRPGLFALVIGGILIPPQTLIVPQFVLMTQLGLVDTYWGVALPQVVAPVFVFILKRFFDAIPRDYEDAARLDGAGPLRVLWSVILPLSRPILTAVGIFTFIGAWNNFLWPFIVVNDPEMMTLPVGLGTAVGQYGIQYAQVMASAVLGAIPLLVVFLLFQRHIVTGVAGAGIKG; translated from the coding sequence ATGGCCACCTCCACACCCCCCGCCCCGCGTACCGCCCAGGGCCCGGCGACGACCCCCCGGCCCGCGGCCCCGCGCCGCCGCCGGTGGTCGGCCGGCTCCGTCGCCCTGTACACCGTCGCGACCCTGGCCGCCCTCATCTGGTTCGTCCCGCTGCTGTGGGCCTTCGCCACCTCCGTCAAGCCCGAGGGCGAGACCACCGTCATGCCGCCCTCGTGGCTGTCGGCCAACGCCACCTTCGAGGCCTACGCCCTGGTCCTGGGGCGCGGGGACATCGTGCGCTGGACCATGAACTCGCTCATCACCACGGTGATCGTCACCGTGCTCACCCTGGTGATCTGCGTCCTGGCCGCCTACGGGTTCTCCCGGTTCGACTTCCGCGGCAGGCCGGGGCTGTTCGCCCTCGTGATCGGCGGCATCCTCATCCCGCCGCAGACCCTGATCGTCCCGCAGTTCGTGCTGATGACGCAGCTGGGCCTGGTGGACACCTACTGGGGCGTCGCGCTGCCCCAGGTGGTCGCACCGGTGTTCGTGTTCATCCTCAAGCGCTTCTTCGACGCTATCCCGCGCGACTACGAGGACGCCGCCCGCCTCGACGGCGCCGGACCCCTGCGCGTGCTCTGGAGCGTCATCCTGCCGCTGTCGCGGCCCATCCTCACCGCCGTCGGCATCTTCACCTTCATCGGTGCCTGGAACAACTTCCTGTGGCCGTTCATCGTGGTCAACGACCCGGAGATGATGACACTGCCGGTGGGGCTGGGCACGGCGGTCGGCCAGTACGGCATCCAGTACGCCCAGGTCATGGCCTCGGCCGTGCTCGGCGCCATCCCCCTGCTCGTCGTCTTCCTGCTCTTCCAGAGGCACATCGTCACCGGTGTCGCCGGAGCGGGCATCAAGGGCTGA
- a CDS encoding arabinan endo-1,5-alpha-L-arabinosidase, giving the protein MRRTLTTAAAVLAATALTATLAVPAAAARDDWDVPPNNPGLPVQGYQPDDIHPFAGGLRVHDPGLLKGGAGEDWYVFGTGNPEIGDGNIQIRSSPNGRHWTYTDTVWDTKPAWIAEEIPGVETLWAPEIFHADGTYYLYYSASTFGSNRSLIGLATTPTLDPEDPDHAWTDQGKVFESFAGDPYNAIDPGIVDDAEGRRWMTFGSFWSGIHMVELDPATGRALPGADTVHLADRQEPPNAVEAPYIVERDGYYYLFVSFDHCCRVGSDYKIAVGRATEPTGPYLDADGVPMLEGGGTVIVADEGTITGSGGQSVSGGLLAYTYYDTGLGPDFDFRMAIRRLHWSADGWPYVEPGTPGRSRAAAN; this is encoded by the coding sequence ATGAGACGCACTCTCACCACGGCCGCGGCGGTCCTGGCCGCCACGGCCCTGACCGCGACCCTGGCCGTCCCGGCCGCCGCAGCCCGGGACGACTGGGACGTGCCCCCCAACAACCCCGGACTGCCGGTCCAGGGCTACCAGCCCGACGACATCCACCCGTTCGCCGGGGGACTGCGGGTGCACGACCCGGGCCTGCTCAAGGGCGGCGCCGGTGAGGACTGGTACGTCTTCGGCACCGGCAACCCCGAGATCGGCGACGGCAACATCCAGATCCGCAGCTCGCCCAACGGCCGCCACTGGACCTACACCGACACGGTCTGGGACACCAAGCCCGCCTGGATCGCCGAGGAGATCCCCGGTGTGGAGACCCTCTGGGCCCCGGAGATCTTCCACGCCGACGGCACGTACTACTTGTACTACTCCGCCTCGACGTTCGGCTCGAACCGCTCGCTGATCGGCCTGGCCACCACTCCCACGCTCGACCCCGAGGACCCCGACCACGCCTGGACCGACCAGGGCAAGGTGTTCGAGTCCTTCGCCGGAGACCCCTACAACGCGATCGACCCCGGCATCGTCGACGACGCCGAGGGCCGCCGCTGGATGACCTTCGGGTCCTTCTGGTCCGGTATCCACATGGTCGAACTCGACCCGGCCACCGGCAGGGCCCTCCCGGGCGCCGACACCGTGCACCTGGCCGACCGGCAGGAGCCGCCCAACGCGGTCGAGGCCCCCTACATCGTCGAACGCGACGGCTACTACTACCTCTTCGTCTCCTTCGACCACTGCTGCCGGGTCGGCAGCGACTACAAGATCGCCGTCGGACGGGCCACCGAGCCCACCGGCCCCTACCTCGACGCCGACGGCGTCCCGATGCTCGAGGGCGGCGGCACCGTGATCGTCGCCGACGAGGGGACCATCACCGGTTCGGGCGGCCAGTCCGTCTCCGGCGGCCTGCTCGCCTACACCTACTACGACACCGGCCTCGGCCCGGACTTCGACTTCCGGATGGCGATCCGCCGCCTGCACTGGTCCGCCGACGGCTGGCCCTACGTGGAGCCCGGAACGCCCGGACGCAGCCGAGCCGCCGCCAACTGA
- a CDS encoding alpha-N-arabinofuranosidase has product MINASLSVDAATPVAPVHRRTFGSFVEHMGRCVYTGIYEPGHPTADADGLRQDVAALVRELGVTTVRYPGGNFVSGYRWEDGIGPKDRRPVRRDLAWHSLETNQFGLDEFMTWCRRQGIEPMMAVNLGTRGLQEALDLLEYANHPGGTRLSDLRAANGHPDPHDIRMWCLGNEMDGPWQIGHLDARSYGRKAAQVARAMKMADRDLELVVCGSSGSSMPTFGAWEATVLEETYDAVEYISLHAYYEEHDGDLASFLGAVTDMDHFIESVVSTADAVGAKLRDRKRIQLSFDEWNVWYLSRHQALAEVQPTDDWQVAPRVIEDQYNVADAVVVGNMLISLLRHSDRVTAASQAQLANVIAPIVTEPGGPAWRQTIFHPFALTAASAAGHVLRADLDAPVQDTAKYGEVEVVDSAVTHDEETGRTAVFVVNRSVDQPVALTVDLRGLTPAEVTEALTLADDDAYAANTMDDPDRVAPQPNKSARLDGGHLTVTLPPVSWTVVTLSSRTR; this is encoded by the coding sequence ATGATCAACGCCTCCCTGAGCGTCGACGCCGCGACCCCCGTGGCCCCGGTCCACCGCCGCACGTTCGGCTCCTTCGTCGAGCACATGGGACGCTGCGTCTACACCGGCATCTACGAGCCCGGCCACCCGACCGCCGACGCCGACGGCCTGCGCCAGGACGTCGCCGCACTGGTCCGCGAACTCGGTGTGACGACCGTCCGCTATCCCGGCGGCAACTTCGTCTCCGGCTACCGCTGGGAGGACGGCATCGGTCCCAAGGACCGGCGTCCGGTCCGCCGGGACCTGGCCTGGCACAGCCTGGAGACCAACCAGTTCGGCCTCGACGAGTTCATGACCTGGTGCCGCCGCCAGGGCATCGAGCCCATGATGGCGGTCAACCTGGGCACCCGCGGCCTCCAGGAGGCCCTCGACCTGCTGGAGTACGCCAACCACCCCGGCGGCACCCGGCTGTCCGACCTGCGCGCGGCCAACGGCCATCCCGACCCGCACGACATCCGCATGTGGTGCCTGGGCAACGAGATGGACGGCCCCTGGCAGATCGGCCACCTGGACGCGCGCTCCTACGGGCGCAAGGCCGCCCAGGTCGCCCGGGCCATGAAGATGGCCGACCGGGACCTGGAACTGGTCGTGTGCGGCAGCTCCGGATCGTCGATGCCCACCTTCGGCGCGTGGGAGGCCACCGTCCTGGAGGAGACCTACGACGCCGTCGAGTACATCTCGCTGCACGCCTACTACGAGGAGCACGACGGCGACCTCGCCAGCTTCCTCGGCGCGGTCACCGACATGGACCACTTCATCGAGTCGGTGGTCTCCACCGCCGACGCCGTCGGCGCCAAGCTGCGCGACCGCAAGCGCATCCAGCTCTCCTTCGACGAGTGGAACGTGTGGTACCTCAGCCGCCACCAGGCGCTCGCCGAGGTCCAGCCCACCGACGACTGGCAGGTGGCGCCCCGCGTCATCGAGGACCAGTACAACGTCGCCGACGCCGTCGTGGTCGGCAACATGCTCATCAGCCTGCTCCGCCACAGCGACCGCGTCACCGCCGCCAGCCAGGCCCAGCTCGCCAACGTCATCGCGCCGATCGTGACCGAGCCCGGCGGCCCGGCCTGGCGGCAGACCATCTTCCACCCCTTCGCCCTCACCGCGGCCTCCGCCGCCGGCCACGTCCTGCGCGCCGACCTGGACGCCCCCGTCCAGGACACCGCCAAGTACGGCGAGGTCGAGGTCGTGGACAGCGCCGTCACCCACGACGAGGAGACCGGCCGCACCGCCGTGTTCGTCGTCAACCGCTCCGTCGACCAGCCGGTCGCCCTCACCGTCGACCTGCGCGGCCTCACCCCGGCCGAGGTGACCGAGGCGCTCACCCTCGCCGACGACGACGCCTACGCCGCCAACACCATGGACGACCCCGACCGGGTCGCCCCCCAGCCCAACAAGTCGGCCCGGCTGGACGGCGGGCACCTGACCGTGACCCTGCCGCCCGTCTCGTGGACCGTCGTCACCCTGTCCTCCCGGACCCGGTGA
- the chvE gene encoding multiple monosaccharide ABC transporter substrate-binding protein has protein sequence MRTHARAGAFTAGLAGAALLLTACGGVGDAAQPEGEAGTVGISMPTQSSERWINDGANMVAEFEERGFGTDLQYAEDVVEDQVAQIENMITRGADILVIAAVDGQALGDVLDMADASDIPVIAYDRLIMGTEHVDYYATFDNFEVGVLQGQYIVDSLDLENEEGPFNIELFGGSPDDNNAYFFNDGAMSVLQPYIDDGTLEVRSGQTSMEQISTQRWDGALAQSRMDNLLSANYSDEDVHAVLSPFDGISLGVIESLRAVGYGSEERPLPVITGQDADVSSVKSIIAGEQTQTIFKDTRALAAQTVDMAEAVLADEEVPVNDTETYDNDVKVVPAFLLEPVNVDIDNYHEVLVESGYYEESDLE, from the coding sequence ATGCGCACACACGCCAGAGCAGGAGCCTTCACCGCCGGCCTCGCCGGCGCGGCCCTGCTGCTCACCGCCTGCGGCGGTGTCGGCGACGCCGCCCAACCCGAGGGAGAGGCGGGCACCGTCGGCATCTCCATGCCCACCCAGTCCTCGGAGCGGTGGATCAACGACGGCGCCAACATGGTGGCCGAGTTCGAGGAACGCGGCTTCGGCACCGACCTGCAGTACGCCGAGGACGTGGTGGAGGACCAGGTCGCCCAGATCGAGAACATGATCACCCGGGGCGCCGACATCCTCGTCATCGCCGCCGTCGACGGCCAGGCGCTCGGCGACGTGCTCGACATGGCCGACGCCTCCGACATCCCGGTGATCGCCTACGACCGGCTGATCATGGGCACCGAGCACGTCGACTACTACGCGACCTTCGACAACTTCGAGGTCGGCGTTCTCCAGGGCCAGTACATCGTCGACTCCCTCGACCTGGAGAACGAGGAGGGCCCGTTCAACATCGAGCTGTTCGGCGGGTCGCCCGACGACAACAACGCCTACTTCTTCAACGACGGGGCGATGTCGGTGCTCCAGCCCTACATCGACGACGGAACCCTGGAGGTGCGCAGCGGCCAGACCTCGATGGAGCAGATCTCCACCCAGCGCTGGGACGGCGCCCTCGCCCAGTCCCGCATGGACAACCTGCTCAGCGCGAACTACTCCGACGAGGACGTGCACGCCGTGCTCTCGCCCTTCGACGGCATCAGCCTGGGCGTCATCGAGTCCCTGCGCGCGGTCGGCTACGGCAGTGAGGAGCGGCCCCTGCCCGTGATCACGGGCCAGGACGCCGACGTCTCCTCGGTCAAGTCGATCATCGCGGGCGAACAGACCCAGACGATCTTCAAGGACACCCGCGCGCTGGCCGCCCAGACCGTCGACATGGCCGAGGCCGTGCTGGCGGATGAGGAGGTCCCCGTCAACGACACCGAGACCTACGACAACGACGTCAAGGTCGTCCCCGCCTTCCTGCTCGAGCCCGTCAACGTGGACATCGACAACTACCACGAGGTCCTGGTCGAGAGCGGCTACTACGAGGAGTCCGACCTCGAATGA
- a CDS encoding sugar ABC transporter ATP-binding protein, with protein sequence MSTAHEWSADHGGPLLRMRDIRKEFPGVRALDGVSLSVGHGRVHALMGENGAGKSTLMKVLSGVHPAGSYTGEVFVDGEPCAFSGVSDSERAGIAIIHQELALIPQLSISENVFLGHERSRFGVVDWGATHARARELLSRVGLDANPATPVSALSVGARQLVEIAKALAKRVRLLILDEPTSALNEVESARLLDLLLDLRAEGVTCILISHKLGEVVSVSDEITVLRDGRAIETMSVERDADGTPSVDEDRIIRGMVGRDLDHRHPERIGDIGPVRFEVRDWTVDHPTQPGRRVVDGIDLEVRAGEVVGMAGLMGAGRTEFAMNLFGRSYGRHVRGRLYKDGAELDTSSTAAAIRGGIAYVPEDRKNLGLVLDDDIRHNTTLAALGRVSSGGVIDPGREAVEALAMSDRMRVRSHGTTQRVRTLSGGNQQKVVLGKWMFTEPDLLILDEPTRGIDVGAKYEIYLIVRRLAAEGACVLLISSELPEILGMSDRIYTMCEGRITGEVPGEGADQESLMRLMTRTGGHP encoded by the coding sequence ATGAGTACCGCGCACGAGTGGTCCGCCGACCACGGCGGGCCACTCCTGCGGATGCGTGACATCCGCAAGGAGTTCCCCGGCGTACGTGCCCTGGACGGGGTGTCGCTGAGCGTGGGCCACGGCCGCGTCCACGCCCTGATGGGCGAGAACGGCGCCGGCAAGTCGACCCTGATGAAGGTCCTCAGCGGCGTGCACCCGGCCGGCTCCTACACCGGCGAGGTGTTCGTCGACGGCGAGCCCTGCGCGTTCTCCGGCGTCTCCGACAGCGAGCGGGCCGGGATCGCCATCATCCACCAGGAGCTGGCGCTCATCCCACAGCTGTCGATCAGCGAGAACGTGTTCCTCGGGCACGAGCGGTCCCGCTTCGGCGTCGTGGACTGGGGCGCCACCCACGCCCGGGCCCGGGAGCTGCTGAGCCGGGTCGGGCTGGACGCGAACCCGGCCACGCCCGTCTCGGCGCTGAGCGTGGGCGCCCGCCAGCTCGTCGAGATCGCCAAGGCCCTGGCCAAGCGGGTACGGCTGCTCATCCTCGACGAGCCCACCTCGGCGCTCAACGAGGTGGAGAGCGCCCGGCTGCTCGACCTGCTGCTGGACCTGCGGGCCGAGGGGGTGACGTGCATCCTCATCTCGCACAAGCTCGGCGAGGTCGTCAGCGTCTCCGACGAGATCACCGTGCTGCGCGACGGGCGCGCCATCGAGACCATGTCCGTGGAGCGCGACGCCGACGGGACCCCCTCGGTGGACGAGGACCGCATCATCCGGGGCATGGTGGGCCGCGACCTGGACCACCGGCACCCCGAGCGGATCGGCGACATCGGGCCCGTGCGCTTCGAGGTGCGGGACTGGACCGTCGACCATCCCACCCAGCCGGGACGGCGCGTGGTCGACGGGATCGACCTGGAGGTGCGCGCGGGCGAGGTCGTGGGCATGGCGGGCCTCATGGGCGCCGGCCGCACCGAGTTCGCGATGAACCTCTTCGGCCGTTCCTACGGCCGCCACGTGCGGGGGCGCCTGTACAAGGACGGCGCCGAGCTGGACACCTCCAGCACGGCCGCGGCCATCCGGGGCGGCATCGCCTACGTCCCCGAGGACCGCAAGAACCTCGGCCTGGTGCTGGACGACGACATCCGCCACAACACCACCCTGGCCGCGCTCGGCAGGGTGTCCTCGGGCGGGGTCATCGACCCGGGCCGCGAGGCGGTCGAGGCCCTGGCGATGAGCGACCGGATGCGCGTCCGCAGCCACGGTACGACCCAGCGGGTCCGCACGCTCAGCGGCGGCAACCAGCAGAAGGTCGTCCTCGGCAAGTGGATGTTCACCGAACCCGACCTGCTCATCCTGGACGAGCCCACCCGGGGCATCGACGTGGGCGCCAAGTACGAGATCTACCTGATCGTGCGCAGGCTCGCCGCCGAGGGCGCGTGCGTGCTGCTGATCTCCTCCGAGCTTCCCGAGATCCTCGGCATGAGCGATCGGATCTACACGATGTGCGAGGGGCGCATCACCGGTGAGGTCCCCGGCGAGGGGGCCGACCAGGAATCCCTGATGAGACTGATGACCCGAACCGGGGGCCACCCGTGA
- the mmsB gene encoding multiple monosaccharide ABC transporter permease: MNRPTRTPRLIRLGGDLLRGNARQYGMAIALVAIIVLFQVLTGGLLLTPLNVTNLIMQNSYILILAIGMMLVIVTGHIDLSVGSVVAFTGAVSAVMLTSWGLPTVVVVPLALLLGGLIGAWQGFWIAYVRVPAFIVTLAGMLIFRGATLAVLGGESISPLPAALRQIATGYLPGPESLGLHVLTLLLGALGAGAIVWIQWNARASAIRYGLPMPPAGVTVASSVATVVVIMAFTHVLAQYQGLPIVGVLLVVLIAAYSFVMRSTTMGRRVYAVGGSEQAAALSGIGTRRTTFWVFVNMGVLSALAGLVFTARLNAATPGAGTMFELDAIAAAFIGGASASGGVGTVIGAVIGALVMGVLNNGMSLIGLGVDWQQLIKGLVLLLAVAFDIYNKRRVTAARPAAAETPAPEAAKEPAEQERAPSR; this comes from the coding sequence GTGAACAGACCGACAAGGACGCCCCGCCTGATCCGCCTCGGCGGTGACCTGTTGCGCGGCAACGCCCGCCAGTACGGCATGGCGATCGCCCTGGTGGCGATCATCGTGCTCTTCCAGGTCCTCACCGGAGGCCTGCTACTCACCCCGCTCAACGTCACCAACCTGATCATGCAGAACTCCTACATCCTGATCCTGGCGATCGGGATGATGCTGGTGATCGTCACCGGGCACATCGACCTGTCGGTGGGTTCGGTGGTGGCCTTCACCGGCGCGGTGTCGGCGGTCATGCTGACCTCGTGGGGGCTGCCCACGGTCGTGGTGGTGCCCCTGGCGCTGCTGCTCGGCGGGCTGATCGGCGCCTGGCAGGGGTTCTGGATCGCCTACGTGCGGGTGCCCGCGTTCATCGTCACGCTCGCGGGCATGCTCATCTTCCGCGGCGCGACCCTGGCCGTGCTCGGCGGGGAGTCCATCTCCCCGCTGCCGGCCGCCCTGCGCCAGATCGCCACCGGGTACCTGCCGGGGCCGGAATCGCTCGGACTCCACGTCCTGACCCTGCTGCTGGGCGCGCTCGGTGCCGGGGCGATCGTGTGGATCCAGTGGAACGCCCGCGCCAGTGCGATCAGATACGGCCTGCCGATGCCCCCGGCCGGGGTGACGGTGGCCTCCTCGGTCGCCACCGTCGTGGTGATCATGGCCTTCACCCACGTCCTGGCCCAGTACCAGGGGCTGCCCATCGTGGGTGTGCTGCTGGTGGTGCTCATCGCCGCGTACTCGTTCGTCATGCGCTCCACGACCATGGGGCGGCGCGTGTACGCCGTCGGCGGGAGCGAGCAGGCCGCGGCGCTGTCCGGCATCGGCACGCGGCGCACCACGTTCTGGGTGTTCGTCAACATGGGCGTGCTCTCGGCACTGGCCGGACTCGTGTTCACCGCGCGCCTGAACGCGGCGACCCCGGGCGCCGGAACCATGTTCGAGCTCGACGCGATCGCGGCCGCCTTCATCGGCGGCGCCTCCGCCTCCGGCGGCGTGGGGACCGTCATCGGCGCCGTCATCGGCGCTCTGGTGATGGGCGTGCTCAACAACGGCATGTCGCTGATCGGCCTCGGCGTGGACTGGCAGCAGCTCATCAAGGGCCTGGTGCTGCTGCTGGCGGTGGCCTTCGACATCTACAACAAGCGCCGCGTCACGGCGGCCCGCCCCGCGGCGGCCGAGACACCCGCGCCGGAGGCGGCGAAGGAACCGGCCGAACAGGAACGGGCACCGTCCCGGTGA